The Thunnus albacares chromosome 13, fThuAlb1.1, whole genome shotgun sequence genome segment TCCCACAACTTGCTTGTGAAGGCACTGCCGGGATCCCTGGACCGGCTTCCCAAATTAACTCACCTCTACCTGCATGCTAACCGCTTTTCCACAGTGCCCTTCGGAGTGTTGGACAAGATGGCATCACTTAGACTCATCACTCTGGGTGACAACCCTTGGGCCTGTCACCTTTATGATGACATCACCTACTTACTCTCCTGGACTCAGCGTACCCCTGCACACGTCCTGGGCTGCCCTTGCCACACCCAGCCTGTCTGTGGAGGGTTGCGCCCTGGCAGGACTGGAGGCTGGCACTTTGCTTCCTACAACCTGCCCCCCCTAGCAGCAAGTGCGCAGGAAATGAGCTCCATGCCCCCGGAGGCTAGGGTAACCGGGTGGTGGTACatgtctgtttctgctctgcTAAGCACCACCAAGGAGACCTTAAGCACACAGCACCACCCTTTCACAACCACACCCATCAGCATCTCCTCCCTGCCACTCAGAACCACAGGCACACACCTAACTATTAATCACCTTTCTGCTACTGATAGCCCAGCTGCTGCGGATCACATGCTCCACACTGATTCTCATTTAATCTCTGGCACAGTGAAAGCCTCTCCCAGTGACTCACTCCACACCACTGACACATCCGCAATTTCTGACACAAGCTTCATCACTAAAACACCTATCAGGGCTTACATGACGCTTGCCACGGACCGATTCTTTACAACAGAGAGCCCTTCCATCCTAACAAAGAAGACAACAACTCTTCGCACCAGGAGTGTGAGGAGGCAGAATCAGTCCCTTCCTAGTGGCATCAGCAACAGCAGCCCAGCCTACGCTACCTGCTCCTCTCTCAACCTGGGGCTTCTGTTTCTCATTCTGCAACATGTACTTTGAACGATTGTATTCTGACTATGAATTTACAGCACATGCACAAGACTGTTGACTGTTGTAGTACTGTTATGTTTGTATATTACCAACTCTCTTCAGCAAAAGGCCATTTACAACACTAAGTACAGGCTTTATTCCTGCTATCCTGAGTATAGTATCATGCTACATTTATAATTATAGGTCAAAAAACAATGCTTTAACTTTTCTACAGTAGTAACATTTTTTACAGGCCTCCCCTCAAATGACATTgtcattgatttaaaaaagaacattGTAATGAATGCAGCGAAGCACATGATGGCACTATACATTCAAGTACCAGTTTTGTCTGAACGTAGCCTGGTGCTCATCTGCAACTACCCTTAGTACCTGTTCGGTACATGTTGTGGCCCACCaattttttgtgcatgttttattttcatccttCCAATTTTTCCAAAACCATCGGATGGATTTAGCTGATGTT includes the following:
- the LOC122995776 gene encoding oligodendrocyte-myelin glycoprotein-like, yielding MRRGCCVRHNIIFQSPCLSFSRHELLKLPPNEALLELLLVLLLGLRVLAVCPSVCSCSRSHREVDCSWRGLRQLPNGLQHNLRSLNLSHNRFHNLDGQLTPYTHLRVLDLSHNRLSHLPTDLPRSLWQLYAASNRIQLLDKNDTVYQWNLRTLDLSNNKLERAIFINNTLINLCTLNLSYNHFWTLPTNMPAHLETIDLSHNLLVKALPGSLDRLPKLTHLYLHANRFSTVPFGVLDKMASLRLITLGDNPWACHLYDDITYLLSWTQRTPAHVLGCPCHTQPVCGGLRPGRTGGWHFASYNLPPLAASAQEMSSMPPEARVTGWWYMSVSALLSTTKETLSTQHHPFTTTPISISSLPLRTTGTHLTINHLSATDSPAAADHMLHTDSHLISGTVKASPSDSLHTTDTSAISDTSFITKTPIRAYMTLATDRFFTTESPSILTKKTTTLRTRSVRRQNQSLPSGISNSSPAYATCSSLNLGLLFLILQHVL